In Sphingobacterium sp. PCS056, the following proteins share a genomic window:
- a CDS encoding substrate-binding domain-containing protein: MPRSLIYVFLLSMLLFISCQQHQPQEKYTIAFSQCIGTDAWRQTMLQEMKRELSFHPEIAFLYADAKGNSKQQIQQIETFLKQDIDLLIVSPNEADPLTPIVNSIYQQNIPVIVTDRKTSSNLYNAYVGADNVAIGNLAGKYIANTLKGKGNISIITGLKGTSASIEREKGLRESLRDHPAIKITHVLEGDWERAKARTLAQDHLEELASSDLIFAFNDQMALGVREILQRFDTKANQIIIGVDALPGSGNGLEQINKGYLQASLLYPTGGAEAIRTAIAILKKEFYQRDNLLGTLVIDSSNANLMALQSEKIEVQQSDIDRQQMLITEQSKIYNDQKTILNVLIISLVMAVVFGGVSIIVIKSNWSKNKDLESQNKEILQQQQQLIEMSEQVKEASEARSNFFTNVSHEFKTPLTLILAPVEELLKEKGISVSAKEQLQRIRRSAHKLFQLVNELIDMHKISKSKIRLQAAPVPIDHFIHQVIATFKPLSTLNRISLSYSNRAQIKELWFDEYLLEQVMSNLISNAIKFTEKNGKIEIILERNTFGDYVYLRVIDNGRGISPEHIDHVFDPFYQGGYNPDGSGIGLSYVQEIINLHHGQVTVSSKLNEGSCFTIRLPIGHLHLKNNELRETVPSTASITKQALSTYNSKQLDEEVSFTSSRLPSILLIDDHADIRMFLKDLLKQEYNIYTAENYDRAVELATTKYPDLIVCDVMLPDKSGIEVLKYLKFDAQTSHIPIILLTAIDSDEGKIAGMRAMADAYLTKPFNTDHLKAVIENLLYLRKGLKERYMSEIDPSDDLSEREYSEQDKRFLNNFSAVVESRLSDPKLSVEDISSELHMSRVQLYRKVKALLQCSVNEHLLQRRMKKAQHLIMEGLNINEIAEKVGFSSAAYFTSAFKKYYGITPSAFKKEKIK, translated from the coding sequence ATGCCTAGAAGTCTTATATATGTATTCCTCTTGTCCATGTTGCTTTTTATTTCTTGTCAGCAACATCAACCTCAAGAAAAATATACCATCGCTTTTTCTCAGTGTATAGGGACTGATGCATGGAGACAAACCATGCTGCAAGAGATGAAACGTGAACTGAGTTTCCATCCTGAAATAGCATTTCTCTATGCAGATGCAAAAGGTAATAGCAAACAGCAGATCCAACAGATAGAAACTTTTTTAAAACAAGATATTGACTTACTGATCGTATCTCCCAACGAAGCAGATCCACTTACACCGATAGTCAACTCCATCTATCAACAGAATATTCCGGTTATTGTAACTGATCGTAAGACCTCATCTAATCTATATAATGCTTACGTAGGTGCCGATAATGTGGCTATTGGTAATTTGGCAGGCAAATACATTGCAAACACACTCAAAGGAAAAGGCAATATTTCGATCATCACAGGGCTGAAAGGAACCTCAGCATCCATTGAACGAGAAAAAGGTCTTCGCGAATCCCTAAGGGATCACCCAGCAATAAAAATCACCCATGTTCTAGAAGGAGATTGGGAACGAGCAAAGGCTCGTACGTTAGCCCAAGATCATTTGGAAGAATTAGCAAGTAGCGACCTCATTTTTGCTTTCAATGATCAGATGGCATTAGGAGTACGAGAAATTCTGCAGCGATTTGATACCAAAGCTAATCAAATTATCATCGGTGTTGATGCGCTACCAGGTTCCGGCAATGGACTAGAACAGATCAATAAAGGCTATCTGCAAGCTTCCCTACTATATCCAACTGGAGGAGCCGAAGCTATAAGAACAGCAATAGCTATACTAAAAAAGGAATTTTATCAAAGGGACAATCTGTTAGGCACATTAGTCATCGATAGTAGCAATGCTAATTTGATGGCACTCCAATCTGAAAAAATCGAAGTGCAACAAAGCGATATCGATAGGCAACAGATGCTGATCACGGAGCAGAGCAAAATCTACAACGATCAGAAAACCATTCTTAACGTACTGATCATAAGTTTAGTTATGGCTGTGGTATTTGGCGGCGTGTCCATCATTGTGATCAAAAGTAACTGGAGTAAAAATAAAGATTTAGAGAGCCAAAATAAAGAAATCTTACAGCAGCAACAGCAACTCATCGAGATGAGCGAACAAGTCAAAGAAGCTTCTGAAGCACGCAGTAATTTTTTCACTAATGTATCACACGAATTTAAAACTCCACTTACCCTGATATTAGCTCCTGTAGAAGAATTATTGAAAGAAAAGGGAATTTCAGTGAGTGCTAAGGAACAATTACAACGTATTAGACGCAGCGCGCATAAATTATTCCAGCTTGTAAATGAACTTATTGATATGCATAAGATATCAAAATCCAAGATCAGATTACAGGCAGCACCTGTACCAATAGATCATTTTATACATCAGGTGATCGCAACATTTAAACCTTTATCAACGCTAAATAGAATATCACTTTCCTATAGCAATAGGGCACAAATCAAAGAGCTCTGGTTTGACGAATACCTGCTTGAACAAGTCATGTCCAATCTAATCTCTAATGCTATCAAATTTACCGAGAAGAACGGGAAGATCGAAATCATTTTGGAGCGCAATACTTTTGGCGATTATGTTTACCTCCGCGTCATCGATAATGGCAGAGGCATCAGCCCAGAACATATTGATCATGTATTTGACCCTTTCTATCAAGGCGGTTATAATCCTGATGGTTCTGGTATCGGACTTTCATATGTACAGGAAATTATCAATCTTCATCACGGACAAGTTACTGTCAGTAGTAAACTAAATGAGGGTTCCTGTTTCACCATACGGCTACCTATAGGTCATCTACACCTCAAAAACAATGAACTTAGGGAGACCGTGCCATCAACGGCATCAATCACCAAACAAGCATTATCGACCTACAACTCGAAGCAGCTCGACGAAGAGGTCAGTTTTACCTCCAGCAGACTTCCAAGCATACTGCTTATCGATGATCATGCTGATATCCGGATGTTTTTAAAGGATCTGTTGAAACAGGAGTATAATATTTATACAGCAGAAAATTATGATCGTGCAGTGGAGCTAGCCACGACTAAATATCCAGACTTGATCGTTTGCGATGTTATGTTACCAGACAAAAGTGGTATAGAAGTACTAAAATATCTAAAATTCGATGCACAGACTTCACACATCCCCATTATCTTGCTCACAGCAATAGATTCAGATGAAGGCAAGATCGCAGGTATGAGAGCTATGGCAGATGCATACCTAACTAAACCTTTCAATACAGATCACTTAAAAGCTGTAATAGAAAATTTATTATATCTACGCAAAGGCTTAAAAGAACGGTATATGAGTGAGATAGATCCATCTGATGATCTGAGCGAACGTGAGTATTCGGAACAGGACAAGCGATTTCTCAACAACTTCTCTGCAGTCGTAGAGTCTAGATTATCCGATCCAAAACTAAGCGTAGAAGATATTAGCTCAGAGCTCCACATGTCACGTGTACAATTGTATAGAAAAGTAAAAGCCCTACTACAATGCAGTGTTAATGAACATTTGCTGCAAAGAAGAATGAAAAAGGCTCAACACCTTATTATGGAAGGACTTAATATTAATGAAATAGCAGAAAAGGTCGGATTTTCATCAGCCGCTTATTTCACATCCGCATTCAAAAAATATTACGGAATTACTCCATCTGCCTTTAAAAAGGAAAAAATTAAATAA
- a CDS encoding sugar porter family MFS transporter, with translation MLLINYKSDMNKNMVLAWSFVVALGGFLFGFDTAVISGAEKAVQVFWNLTEFEHGLTMAIALIGTVVGAALGALPSDRFGRKNTLFAVALLYFFSAIGTALAYDWSLFLIFRFLGGIGVGVSSVTAPIYITEISPAKSRGKLVGLFQFNVVLGILIAYLSNYLIGQWGEESWRWMLGVQAFPAALFFILIFFIPESPRWLLLHRNRREEAEETMKKINADNYKDEVQLIIDSRQNSQRAGEQSSALFSKQYRTPLILAILFAVFNQVSGINAIIYYAPRVFEMAGLGAQSSLLSSVGIGLVNFIFTLLAINFIDKVGRRKLMLVGSIGLILSLSLVSFAFFSGHTEGLSITFYLMLYIAFFAFSQGAVIWVFISEIFPNDVRAKGQTIGSLTHWVMAALITFCFPALTEFLGGGYTFLIFAGFMVLQLIFVIRMMPETKGTSLENMDQTINLH, from the coding sequence TTGCTTCTAATCAATTATAAAAGTGATATGAACAAAAACATGGTGTTGGCCTGGTCATTTGTCGTGGCCCTGGGAGGATTTTTATTTGGATTTGATACAGCGGTAATTTCTGGAGCGGAGAAAGCAGTTCAGGTATTTTGGAATTTGACTGAGTTTGAGCATGGATTGACGATGGCTATCGCTTTGATAGGAACTGTTGTTGGTGCTGCTCTTGGTGCATTACCTTCTGATCGATTTGGTCGAAAAAATACGCTTTTCGCAGTTGCTTTACTCTACTTTTTCTCTGCTATAGGTACTGCGTTAGCCTATGACTGGTCGCTCTTTTTGATCTTCCGATTTTTAGGAGGTATAGGTGTTGGCGTTTCCTCGGTCACCGCACCGATCTATATTACAGAAATCTCACCTGCCAAGTCTAGAGGTAAGCTTGTTGGTCTTTTTCAATTTAATGTCGTATTGGGTATACTCATTGCATATTTGTCCAATTATTTGATTGGACAATGGGGGGAGGAGTCATGGCGATGGATGCTAGGTGTCCAAGCTTTTCCAGCTGCATTATTCTTTATACTTATATTTTTCATTCCTGAAAGTCCAAGATGGCTTTTATTACATCGTAATAGACGTGAAGAAGCTGAGGAAACCATGAAGAAGATCAATGCGGACAATTATAAAGATGAAGTACAGTTGATTATCGATAGTCGACAAAACAGTCAACGTGCAGGTGAACAGTCGAGTGCTCTTTTTTCTAAACAATATCGCACTCCATTGATCTTAGCCATATTATTTGCTGTTTTTAATCAAGTTTCTGGTATTAATGCAATCATCTATTATGCACCTCGGGTATTTGAAATGGCAGGATTAGGTGCTCAAAGTTCTTTGTTATCGAGTGTGGGTATCGGGCTTGTAAATTTTATATTCACGCTACTGGCTATCAATTTCATTGATAAAGTAGGTCGACGAAAACTCATGTTAGTGGGATCAATTGGACTTATCCTTTCGCTATCATTGGTTTCATTTGCCTTCTTTTCTGGGCATACAGAAGGGTTGTCTATTACTTTTTATTTGATGCTTTATATTGCTTTTTTTGCATTCTCTCAAGGAGCAGTAATCTGGGTGTTTATTTCCGAAATTTTTCCAAATGATGTTCGTGCTAAAGGGCAAACAATCGGGAGTCTGACACATTGGGTGATGGCTGCGCTTATTACATTTTGTTTTCCCGCGCTAACTGAATTTTTAGGGGGCGGATACACCTTCTTGATTTTTGCAGGCTTCATGGTATTGCAATTGATTTTTGTGATCCGTATGATGCCTGAGACTAAAGGAACTTCATTAGAAAATATGGATCAAACGATTAATTTACATTAA
- a CDS encoding carbohydrate kinase family protein yields MRREKLTIRGLCFGEVLWDNLPTGKKLGGAPLNVAYHLNNLGLETQIISRVGKDSGGYELITGCEERGIPTKLLQVDEEHATSTVEVHVDEQLEVTYEIVFPVAWDYIQLTEDDIIAVQHADFLVYGSLSSRHEVSYRTLKELLKLAKYKVLDVNLRAPFYSQSRLLDLLSYADLVKMNKEELGIIAQWLDLPKEDNDGQLVEQIMQRYAIDEVIVTYGAAGAIYHAKRTGVSYHFAAYQVDVKDTIGSGDSFLAAFLSKRMRNQVDISIEETMGFAATLSAFVTQSTGACPSYDASAINRFEWIHYLGRGEANSS; encoded by the coding sequence ATGAGGAGAGAAAAATTAACCATTCGTGGACTTTGCTTTGGTGAAGTGCTGTGGGACAACTTACCCACAGGTAAAAAACTTGGTGGAGCTCCTTTAAATGTTGCTTATCACCTCAATAATCTTGGCTTAGAAACTCAGATCATCAGCCGGGTGGGAAAAGATAGTGGTGGATATGAATTGATTACAGGGTGTGAAGAACGTGGTATTCCTACTAAACTTTTGCAGGTCGATGAGGAGCATGCCACTTCAACTGTGGAAGTACATGTGGATGAACAACTGGAAGTTACTTATGAGATTGTTTTTCCTGTAGCATGGGATTATATCCAGTTAACTGAAGATGATATCATTGCTGTTCAGCATGCTGATTTTCTAGTGTATGGGAGCCTTTCTTCACGTCATGAGGTTTCATATCGTACGCTAAAGGAACTATTAAAGTTGGCGAAGTACAAAGTGTTAGATGTTAATTTGCGAGCACCTTTCTATTCACAATCGCGCTTGTTGGATTTGCTGAGTTATGCTGATCTCGTGAAGATGAATAAAGAGGAACTCGGGATCATTGCGCAGTGGTTAGATCTACCTAAGGAAGACAATGATGGACAGTTGGTGGAGCAGATTATGCAACGATATGCTATTGATGAGGTCATTGTAACCTATGGTGCTGCTGGAGCAATTTATCACGCTAAACGAACGGGCGTCAGTTATCATTTTGCGGCATATCAGGTTGATGTGAAGGATACCATTGGGAGTGGAGATTCTTTTTTGGCTGCTTTTTTATCGAAACGTATGCGCAATCAAGTTGATATCAGTATTGAAGAAACCATGGGGTTTGCGGCTACGCTAAGTGCTTTTGTTACGCAAAGTACTGGAGCATGTCCAAGCTATGATGCGAGTGCGATCAACAGATTTGAATGGATTCATTATTTGGGAAGAGGGGAGGCCAATTCAAGTTAA